ATTGTTCCCTCTATCATTTCTGTTGTTATTATTTCAGCTTAATCAATGAAGAGGCTAATTTAAAGAAATGAAATCTTGCATAATTAGATTTTTTATATATAATGGTGACGTAGGGAGGGATTCTATGGAAAAAAAGCCTGCTCATTTTGTTAAGGCTCCCCAAAAAAAGTATACCTTTATGTTAATTCCAAATCATTCGGGAAGAATTTATCGTTTTTCTATTCTCGAATCAATCCTAAAAACTAGCTCGGTGGTTCTTATCTTTTTAATCGCCTCTTTATCTATTGGTGTTTGGCATTATCACGGCAAACATAGTGTTGCTCAACATCAGCTAACTCAGGAGCGAATTCTTACAGCTCAGCTTAGCCAGGAAAACAGAGACTATCTTGATGAAATTGCTTTTCTGAAAACTCAATATCAAGAAATCGATCAAAAACTGGCATCTCTTCAGCAGCTTGAACATCAAGTATTAGACATGGTTGGTTTGGAGTCTGACAATCACAGCCATCAAAAAAATGACCCTTCTGCTAACGGGATTGCTGACAATGACCACCCTTTAGTAGCGATGGTATCAAGATCAGCAAGTATGCGTTCTGCTGGTCCTGGTTTGGATGACTATGAAGTAGATGTGGAATACCTTAATGATTTAATTTCCACTCAACGTAATAAAATGGAACAATTAGTTGATGATGTGGAAGCTAAGCTTGAATACTTAGATGCACAGCCAAATGTGTGGCCAGCTCAAGGAAGAATTAGTTCTCCCTTTGGCGAAAGAATTTCTCCAACCAATCGTCGCACCACAGAATTTCATCATGGCATTGATATCGCCAATACTTCCGGAACTTCTGTCGTCGCTGCTGGTAGTGGTATTGTTACATACTCCGGTTATAACGGAGGGTATGGTCGAATGATTATCATCTCCCATGGCTATGGCTATACTTCTGTGTATGCTCATAACAGTAGCAATCTTGTAGAGGTAGGCGATCACGTGAAACAGGGAGAAACCATTGCACGAATGGGTCAAACTGGTCGCGCAACGGGTCCCCATCTTCATTTTGAAGTGCGGGTAAATGGCGAACCTAAAGATCCCATGAATTATCTTCAGTAATTTTCCAATAAGGAGGACTTTGATGTTTAACAAAAAACAAGATACAACATCTCCACAGTTTGATAACTTCGATACTGTAATCGGAAAGAAAGCAGAGTTTGAAGGGACCATTAAAGCACAAGAACCTATCCGAGTTGATGGTTGCCTCACCGGCGAAATCGTTAGTGAATCTGATGTTGTCATTGGTGAGGGTTCAAAAGTAAAGGGGAATATTCAATGTAAAAATATTTTACTTGCCGGAACAGTGAATGGGAATGTTCACGCTAGTGGACAACTTCATATTACTGGTACAGGGTCTCTGTATGGTGATGCATCCATCTATTCATTCATCGTTGATGAAAACGGAATCTTTGATGGTGGATGTCAGATGAAAAAAAGTGATCAAAACAAATCAGATCTTATAGAACCGGTCAACGACAATAGCGAACAAGCCTCTTCTTCCAACAGTAAAAGAAATACTACTCGTAAAAATCGTTCTTAACTAAAAGCAGCCCTTTGGCTGCTTTTAATTAATATTTGCTTCCATAAACTGAACAACCTTCTCTCTGGAAGGCCTTTCTATAACCAGATGATCTGAAAAATCAACAGACACAACAATGCCATCACCTTTCATTAGCTGAAATAAAAAGGTCCGATGATCAAAATATCTTTGAAACTCCTGCTGATTTCCAATAGCTTTCACTTCATATGGTGGTGCTATAGGGTTTCCATTAACCTGTATATGATTTCCAGCTAATGTCATTTCGCTTCTTGCGGTAATCCGGTTACCATTAATTGAGATAACCTCTGCGCCATTAGCACGCAGTTCATTCACTAATGTGACCATATACCTTCTTCTTTCCATCAACTCAGCAATATTTTCTTCAAACATACCCTCAATCCTTATTTGAATACCTGCCCCTTCGACTTCTTGGTGACCAGAAAGCATTTGATATTCAGCTATTTCTCCCATTAACTTTTGAATAGCCAAGTTTCCGTCAGCTCTCTCCATTTCCAGCGTTTGGATTTCTTCTCGCAATCCCTTTATTCGTTGACGCATGTCTTCATTTACTTTTTTCAGATCTTCTATTTCCTGAATATTCCCAGTATTATCGGTTGTCATAAGGGGGTCTTGATCCTCAAGGTGTTTGTTGGAGTCCATATTTGCACCTAAAAGAATTCCAGAGATAACAAAAAAAAGTAACATAAGCATATATGGTTGCTTTTTCTTCATATCTCTCACACCCTTTGGAAAATTAGATTCTAATACTTTTTCAGCTGTTAACAAGCCCTATTTTGCTGCGTACTTCAAGCATAGTGGATGCAGCGGTAGCTCTCGCACGATTAGCTCCTGACTGGTATATTTCTTCAAGATACTCAGGACTCTCCATATATTGACGATATTTTGTCCGAAAAGGTTTCACGTTTTCAATAATAATTTCCGCTACTTCCATTTTTAACGCTCCATATCCCTTTCCAGAAAAGTAAGCTACTACTTTTTCCCGATTTTCTCCTGTCAAAGCACTATAAATAGAGAGAAGATTTTGTACGCCCGGTTGTTCTGGTCTGTCAATGATTTCATTGTAACTATCTGTAACCGCTTTTTTCAGTTTTTTTACAATAACGTCATCTTCGTCAAGCATATATATAACCGCATTTTGGTTTTCATCGGATTTCGACATTTTTTTACTTGGATCTTGAAGGCTCATAATTCTGGCACCTTGTTTTCCTACGTAAATATCCGGCACAGCAAAAGTATGCCCAAAAACATTGTTAAAACG
This genomic interval from Tindallia magadiensis contains the following:
- a CDS encoding bactofilin family protein yields the protein MFNKKQDTTSPQFDNFDTVIGKKAEFEGTIKAQEPIRVDGCLTGEIVSESDVVIGEGSKVKGNIQCKNILLAGTVNGNVHASGQLHITGTGSLYGDASIYSFIVDENGIFDGGCQMKKSDQNKSDLIEPVNDNSEQASSSNSKRNTTRKNRS
- a CDS encoding M23 family metallopeptidase; this translates as MEKKPAHFVKAPQKKYTFMLIPNHSGRIYRFSILESILKTSSVVLIFLIASLSIGVWHYHGKHSVAQHQLTQERILTAQLSQENRDYLDEIAFLKTQYQEIDQKLASLQQLEHQVLDMVGLESDNHSHQKNDPSANGIADNDHPLVAMVSRSASMRSAGPGLDDYEVDVEYLNDLISTQRNKMEQLVDDVEAKLEYLDAQPNVWPAQGRISSPFGERISPTNRRTTEFHHGIDIANTSGTSVVAAGSGIVTYSGYNGGYGRMIIISHGYGYTSVYAHNSSNLVEVGDHVKQGETIARMGQTGRATGPHLHFEVRVNGEPKDPMNYLQ
- a CDS encoding DUF881 domain-containing protein, with the protein product MKKKQPYMLMLLFFVISGILLGANMDSNKHLEDQDPLMTTDNTGNIQEIEDLKKVNEDMRQRIKGLREEIQTLEMERADGNLAIQKLMGEIAEYQMLSGHQEVEGAGIQIRIEGMFEENIAELMERRRYMVTLVNELRANGAEVISINGNRITARSEMTLAGNHIQVNGNPIAPPYEVKAIGNQQEFQRYFDHRTFLFQLMKGDGIVVSVDFSDHLVIERPSREKVVQFMEANIN
- the trpS gene encoding tryptophan--tRNA ligase encodes the protein MQNQQQKTIFSGAQPTGSMTLGNYIGALQNWKQLEKDYQCYYSIVDLHSLTVKQDPEEFRNICLSFLAQYLASGLDTEKNVIFFQSHVREHTELAWILNCYTYMGELSRMTQFKDKSERHQENINAGLFTYPVLMAADILLYQTNLVPVGEDQRQHLELSRDIAIRFNNVFGHTFAVPDIYVGKQGARIMSLQDPSKKMSKSDENQNAVIYMLDEDDVIVKKLKKAVTDSYNEIIDRPEQPGVQNLLSIYSALTGENREKVVAYFSGKGYGALKMEVAEIIIENVKPFRTKYRQYMESPEYLEEIYQSGANRARATAASTMLEVRSKIGLVNS